Proteins from one Aspergillus nidulans FGSC A4 chromosome VIII genomic window:
- a CDS encoding enoyl-CoA hydratase/isomerase family protein (transcript_id=CADANIAT00002333): MYFTPPPIEIPLSYESFPTQHIKLSHYPVGSANATPVVIVTLNRPEKRNAFTMAMAEDLERVFGLFDRDERVRVVVLTGAGNTFCAGADLEIGFKALEERSREHRDSGGRVAIAIHRCRKPTIAAMQGSAVGVGMTMVLPAAIRIAHESSKYGFVFARRGITMESCSSYFLPRLIGHSRANYLVSTGAVYPSTSPHFGGLFAETMPEQSQAAALNRELMWRGPESAEEAHLLESEVIYHRFTSPDQKEGVTAFFEKRKPNFVGDVNKSLPATYPWWSDVNIDPPSSVKSKL, encoded by the exons ATGTATTTCACTCCACCTCCTATCGAGATTCCCTTATCCTATGAGTCCTTTCCAACACAACACATCAAACTCTCACATTATCCTGTGGGCTCAGCGAATGCAACACCTGTCGTTATCGTTACGCTCAACAGACCCGAAAAGCGCAATGCCTTTAcgatggccatggccgaggACCTAGAGAGGGTCTTCGGCCTGTTCGACCGCGACGAGCGCGTGAGGGTTGTCGTTTTAACGGGCGCTGGCAATACGTTCTGCGCTGGCGCGGATCTGGAGATTGGGTTTAAGGCATTGGAGGAGAGGTCGAGGGAGCATAGGGACAG TGGTGGTCGCGTAGCAATCGCAATCCACAGATGTCGTAAGCCCACTATCGCTGCTATGCAAGGCTCAGCTGTTGGAGTTGGTATGACCATGGTTCTCCCAGCTGCAATCAG GATCGCACACGAATCAAGCAAGTACGGCTTCGTCTTTGCTCGCCGTGGCATTACTATGGAGTCTTGCTCCTCGTATTTTCTCCCCCGGCTAATCGGCCACTCGCGTGCCAACTACCTCGTCTCAACGGGCGCCGTTTACCCGTCCACATCTCCTCATTTCGGGGGCCTCTTTGCAGAGACGATGCCGGAGCAGAGTCAG GCAGCAGCGCTAAATCGGGAGCTTATGTGGAGGGGACCTGAGAGTGCGGAGGAGGCTCATTTGTTGGAGTCCGAGGTTATCTATCATCGGTTTACGTCGCC GGACCAGAAAGAAGGTGTTACGGCGTTCtttgagaagagaaagccgAACTTTGTTGGGGATGTGAATAAGAGCTTGCCGGCGACTTATCCGTGGTGGTCAGACGTTAATATTGATCCTCCGAGCAGTGTTAAGTCGAAGCTGTAG
- a CDS encoding fungal specific transcription factor domain-containing protein (transcript_id=CADANIAT00002329) — MEVNAAHDEPAEMLFWDIRLAGEMTLGRTYPSRLHDIQDSPTVPDQSLKSPNRTTDRAAVEMDLARGQDMTTWPSSSTGDTGPLPRERNPDGLVATPFVPQYLPDSENNTNIPSLLEFNFLSGPISQPISYVRPAIEASEYAFKQASLPSYENCSGPAPVDMGGTGVADCTTASPSDSHGALSPYSLDTSLFASGTPQDFEETSDSSLARVMDGSPGVSLNRLKATRSSSIYARSGRHALGDHRSLTNSEKWQAYLTTVTDHYGVDCGRPDMDLGKNDDHSAIDVSDALDTVQSQTGSNASSPGIISTRIDRELCDRKYNYYGSPVPINIPRYLSPLPASLLNVPINLMYFHHFLNHTAKVLVPHDCSDNPFSSVLPAMAINDSNLLNLMLAYSASHRARFLGHPEPANRIAHWVSNVFPSLRVALDEQEKITDSHLATAIMLLSLKIVSPSTFEVPIPWQSHLKLARDLFLARQAQIAYPGNRVGAFLTRWLGYLDIMGSLSCRHHQPPLLAYYSVLNTCTAIEDWDEFAVDCFTGFTPRTGLFLMQLGGLVHHCDNERFDETGAFLPEWQPSPEIVHEAEALISDWETLDTHAHAFEKHYQDAESFDMVAVDRAFRYAGLLHLHRRVLGNSSGSDAVSEALDGLMQSVAAIRSGSAVEAGVLFPIFTAGCETQDSERRTEIKERLEVLEGTGMKQIHNARTLMQRCWDTKLPWIAFAQGEFLG, encoded by the exons ATGGAGGTGAACGCTGCGCATGACGAACCTGCGGAAATGCTGTTCTGGGATATTAGGCTCGCAGGGGAGATGACTTTAGGAAGAACGTACCCTAGCAGGTTACATGATATCCAAGACTCTCCGACTGTCCCTGACCAGTCTCTTAAGTCACCCAACCGTACAACCGATAGAGCTGCAGTAGAGATGGACTTGGCGCGAGGACAGGACATGACTACCTGGCCAAGTTCTTCCACAGGGGATACAGGGCCTCTACCGAGAGAGCGCAATCCCGACGGCCTGGTCGCAACCCCCTTTGTCCCTCAATATCTACCGGATTCAGAAAACAATACGAACATTCCGTCACTGTTGGAATTCAACTTCCTTTCTGGTCCCATTTCCCAACCAATATCCTATGTTCGGCCGGCGATAGAAGCTTCAGAATATGCATTTAAGCAAGCTAGTCTGCCCAGTTACGAGAACTGCTCTGGACCAGCCCCAGTTGACATGGGAGGCACCGGTGTCGCCGATTGCACGACCGCCAGCCCTTCAGATTCCCACGGAGCCCTTTCGCCTTACTCACTTGACACAAGCCTGTTTGCATCCGGCACTCCTCAGGATTTCGAGGAAACCTCGGATAGCTCCTTAGCAAGAGTAATGGATGGATCTCCTGGTGTCAGCCTCAACAGATTGAAAGCCACCAGGTCCAGTTCTATCTATGCGCGCAGCGGTCGACATGCACTTGGCGACCACCGTAGCCTAACAAATTCCGAGAAGTGGCAGGCCTATCTTACTACTGTGACCGACCACTATGGCGTCGACTGTGGTCGTCCTGATATGGATTTAGGAAAGAACGATGACCACTCGGCCATCGATGTCAGTGATGCTTTGGACACGGTCCAGTCGCAGACTGGAAGCAATGCATCTAGTCCAGGCATAATTTCTACGAGGATAGACCGTGAACTGTGTGATCGCAAGTACAACTACTATGGGTCACCCGTGCCTATAAATATACCTCGATACCTGTCGCCACTTCCGGCGTCTTTGCTGAACGTGCCTATCAACTTGATGTACTTTCATCATTTTCTCAACCACACTGCAAAAGTTCTGGTCCCTCATGACTGTAGTGACAATCCTTTCAGCTCTGTCTTGCCCGCTA TGGCGATCAACGACTCGAACCTTCTCAACCTGATGCTCGCCTACTCCGCAAGTCATCGCGCCAGGTTTCTGGGCCATCCCGAGCCAGCAAATCGAATTGCGCACTGGGTCAGCAATGTCTTTCCATCTTTGCGCGTAGCCTTagatgagcaggagaagattACTGACAGTCATCTTGCAACTGCGATCATGCTGCTCTCACTGAAAATCGTCTCTCCTAGCACCTTTGAGGTACCGATACCATGGCAAAGCCATTTAAAACTAGCACGCGATCTGTTTTTAGCTCGTCAGGCCCAAATTGCGTACCCTGGGAACCGCGTCGGGGCTTTTCTGACCCGTTGGCTTGGCTACCTAGACATCATGGGTTCGCTTTCATGCCGTCATCACCAGCCGCCCCTGTTGGCGTACTATTCTGTCTTAAATACTTGCACGGCTATTGAAGATTGGGACGAGTTTGCAGTAGACTGTTTTACGGGATTTACTCCTCGGACTGGTTTGTTTCTAATGCAGCTTGGAGGTCTAGTGCATCATTGTGACAATGAGCGATTTGATGAGACGGGGGCCTTCTTGCCTGAATGGCAACCTTCACCAGAGATAGTCCACGAAGCGGAAGCCTTGATATCTGACTGGGAGACTCTCGATACACACGCTCACGCATTCGAAAAACACTACCAAGACGCAGAATCCTTCGATATGGTCGCGGTCGATAGAGCATTCCGATATGCGGGCTTgctgcatcttcatcgtcgggtTCTAGGCAATTCTTCCGGCTCTGATGCGGTGTCAGAGGCTTTGGATGGCCTAATGCAATCAGTGGCCGCGATTCGGTCGGGCTCGGCTGTCGAAGCAGGCGTACTGTTTCCCATCTTTACGGCGGGATGTGAGACCCAGGACTCTGAGCGCAGAACTGAGATCAAAGAACGCTTAGAGGTTTTAGAGGGAACTGGAATGAAGCAG ATACACAATGCCCGTACACTGATGCAGAGGTGCTGGGATACCAAGTTGCCTTGGATCGCTTTCGCTCAGGGAGAGTTCCTTGGGTAG
- a CDS encoding uncharacterized protein (transcript_id=CADANIAT00002328) — protein sequence MAEGSLQHFPNGEVCNVSVLHGDYNVYAVFLFSLLTPFLLWLCAFSIFIHTHILSLNSPSPSRQQHRDCLRRAKGKSDKDEMTHNPLAYSADLLDGGLEDIQIKSLSHLYQNVVQNENHPMLVSSLEAPMDGLADNLKISALDPKRTSPIFPQCHPPPAPPSRKKAKTEPIKPVEWYGEISWSLKGTSVFDDAEQELDAFMNRINMLDYRKPYNELWVFQYGLRYIPSVSDKNVYRTIRIDEIPLDKTPSQILPFIVGEVYSARLADTYRITGYNTAMITFVTEEDAANFLAGFANRTYALPFGRVIPVHTPTYPIPADTEKLIIEQGCTRILGIFHCRPTLKREITRAMTSPFQNYILQLENIVDGPGIGEVSVKMLSVKAAAVVFDCLRNHPTLSKCQFRFLKQDGTPSEGTAIVSDDGYQTAPW from the exons ATGGCCGAGGGCTCCCTCCAGCACTTTCCCAATGGGGAAGTCTGTAATGTCTCAGTCCTTCACGGAGATTACAACGTCTACgctgtcttcctcttctccctcctcacTCCATTTCTTCTGTGGCTCTGCGCTTTTTCAATATTTATCCACACTCATATTCTATCCCTCAAttccccttcaccttctAGACAACAACATCGTGACTGTCTTCGTCGCGCTAAAGGAAAGTCAGACAAGGACGAAATGACACACAACCCTCTGGCTTACTCTGCAGACCTCCTCGATGGTGGACTAGAAGACATTCAGATTAAATCTCTATCGCACCTCTATCAGAATGTCGTGCAGAATGAGAACCACCCTATGCTGGTTAGTTCTCTGGAGGCCCCGATGGACGGGCTTGCGGATAACCTGAAGATTTCTGCCTTGGATCCCAAG CGTACCTCGCCTATCTTTCCACAGTGCCACCCTCCACCCGCACCACCCTCAAGGAAAAAGGCGAAAACTGAACCCATCAAACCTGTCGAGTGGTATGGGGAAATATCCTGGTCTCTGAAAGGAACCAGTGTCTTTGACGACGCAGAACAAGAGCTGGACGCTTTTATGAATCGCATCAACATGCTTGACTACCGCAAGCCCTACAACGAACTTTGGGTTTTCCAGTATGGTCTTCGCTACATCCCCTCCGTTTCCGACAAAAATGTGTACCGCACCATTCGTATAGATGAAATACCTTTGGATAAAACTCCCAGTCAGATTCTCCCTTTCATTGTAGGTGAGGTCTACAGCGCTCGCCTGGCGGATACATACCGCATCACCGGCTACAACACCGCAATGATTACCTTCGTCACCGAAGAAGACGCTGCCAACTTCCTAGCTGGATTTGCCAACAGAACCTACGCCCTACCCTTTGGCAGGGTTATTCCTGTTCACACACCGACCTACCCCATCCCCGCCGATACAGAGAAATTGATCATTGAACAGGGTTGTACCCGCATCCTAGGCATTTTCCATTGCAGACCGACACTCAAGAGGGAGATCACCCGTGCCATGACCAGCCCCTTCCAGAATTACATTCTACAGCTGGAAAATATTGTTGATGGCCCAGGGATTGGCGAAGTCTCGGTGAAGATGCTTTCGGTcaaggcagcagcagtagtgTTTGACTGCCTGAGGAACCACCCAACCCTCAGCAAATGCCAGTTCCGATTCTTGAAACAAGATGGCACGCCTTCCGAGGGTACTGCAATCGTATCGGATGATGGATATCAGACTGCGCCGTGGTAG
- a CDS encoding acyl--CoA ligase (transcript_id=CADANIAT00002332), giving the protein MQYLPEKDYELPRLDLLTLLFESQLSLTTESTILHAEAADPTNHITKAQARTITKRLAHVFRSEFGIGADGPGKDAVMCISANQVLLPAVFCGIIGAGGVYTAASTALTASEVSKQLRQSRSKVIVACPENRAKARDAARECGIPPDRVLVLESMGHRRLLCQGNFGRNYLQATAELDWERIADIDALENTTICLLYSSGTTGPPKGVMLSHMNLVSEALFTQLVLRDSKEGKPHLNVPYRTVGHLPTAHIAGCLGCFITPAVAGGTVYWMPRFNIDEFIDYCKKYAVTFLSTAPPVYHGIVRSDRVTDQFKTLVRAESGAAPLSLELQEQAEKMLGCTISQRWGMTESTGSVTTMPWGQSDNTGGISPLLPNMRLRLVDERMRDVRSGDEGEILLKGPMITKGYFENPEATAEAFTTDGWYKTGDIGVYKDGKIIMVDRKKELIKYKGLQVSPVEIEGFLLTHPGVADVAVVGARDPEAPGNELPRAYVVIKAGSSVSEAELKEYVKSNLAGHKQLRGGVVFIDEIPKSASGKILRRILRDQARSSAGREAKL; this is encoded by the exons ATGCAATACTTACCTGAGAAAGACTACGAGCTTCCTAGGCTTGATCTGCTCACTTTGTTATTTG AGTCCCAGCTATCCCTTACCACCGAGTCAACAATCCTCCATGCCGAAGCGGCGGACCCAACAAACCACATCACAAAAGCCCAGGCACGCACGATAACCAAGCGCCTCGCCCACGTATTCCGGTCTGAATTTGGTATTGGTGCAGACGGCCCCGGTAAAGATGCTGTTATGTGTATTTCGGCGAATCAAGTTCTTTTGCCTGCCGTGTTCTGCGGTATCATCGGAGCAGGGGGTGTCTACACAGCGGCATCGACGGCGCTTACGGCTTCAGAAGTCTCAAAGCAGCTAAGGCAGTCCAGGAGTAAAGTGATTGTTGCGTGTCCGGAGAATAGGGCCAAGGCGCGGGACGCTGCGCGGGAATGTGGTATACCACCGGATAGGGTGTTGGTACTAGAGAGTATGGGGCACCGGCGGCTTTTATGCCAAGGTAATTTCGGGAGGAATTACCTGCAAGCAACGGcagagctggattgggaGCGGATTGCGGATAttgatgcgctggaaaaTACCACCATCTGCCTGCTCTATTCATCTGGGACAACTGGTCCGCCCAAAGGGGTTATGTTGTCTCACATGAATCTTGTTTCCGAAGCCCTATTCACTCAGTTGGTGTTGCGGGACTCTAAAGAAGGGAAGCCACATCTGAACGTTCCCTATCGAACAGTCGGACACCTCCCCACAGCCCATATTGCAGGGTGTCTGGGATGTTTCATCACACCCGCGGTTGCCGGAGGGACAGTGTACTGGATGCCCAGGTTTAATATCGATGAGTTCATTGACTATTGTAAGAAGTATGCAGTGACCTTCTTGTCAACGGCCCCGCCGGTTTACCATGGAATTGTGCGGAGTGACCGCGTGACAGATCAGTTCAAGACCCTTGTCCGGGCCGAGTCAGGTGCAGCGCCCCTGAGCTTAGAGCTTCAAGAGCAAGCGGAAAAGATGCTGGGATGCACCATCAGTCAGCGTTGGGGAATGACCGAATCCACTGGAAGCGTGACTACCATGCCCTGGGGACAATCCGACAATACCGGGGGTATCAGTCCGTTACTACCCAATATGAGGTTACGGCTCGTTGATGAACGGATGAGAGACGTTAGAAGTGGAGACGAGGGCGAGATCCTGCTCAAAGGGCCGATGATCACGAAAGGTTATTTCGAAAACCCGGAAGCAACTGCAGAAGCCTTCACAACAGATGGCTGGTACAAGACTGGAGATATCGGAGTCTATAAAGATGGAAAAATAATCATGGTTGACCGGAAAAAG gagctcatcaagTACAAAGGATTGCAGGTCTCTCCGGTAGAGATAGAAGGATTCCTTCTCACACATCCCGGCGTTGCAGATGTTGCCGTGGTCGGCGCACGCGATCCAGAGGCTCCAGGTAACGAGCTACCTCGGGCATATGTTGTGATCAAGGCTGGAAGCAGTGTCTCTGAGGCAGAGTTAAAAGAGTACGTCAAGTCCAATCTGGCAGGCCACAAGCAGCTCCGGGGTGGAGTTGTATTCATAGACGAGATACCCAAAAGTGCATCAGGAAAGATCCTAAGAAGGATACTGCGGGACCAAGCAAGAAGCTCGGCGGGAAGAGAGGCCAAGTTATAG
- a CDS encoding presequence translocated-associated motor subunit PAM17 (transcript_id=CADANIAT00002331) codes for MHTTLLSNSMRGAALCTRVSSTTLNPVTLQTSAIYQTISLKNQTRPSSTSTVRFLKASPTLRTSSARPQAQIATSCINAKNTISVRSNSTTSTSAREEAAKLDWNSYFKLRASRRRYTLASSIVSSAVSTVVGVQVLSSQNLENLGAQVMGLDPFVVLGMATAACGAVGWLVGPFLGNAVWGLVNRSYKKAFLVKEKEFFDRIKRYRVDPSSNSMTNPVPDYYGEKIGSVQGYRQWLKDQRAYNRKRRSFIK; via the exons ATGCATACCACTCTTCTCAGTAACTCAATGCGCGGCGCTGCTCTGTGCACTCGCGTGTCGTCGACCACGTTGAACCCCGTCACACTCCAGACCTCCGCTATCTATCAGACCATCTCGCTCAAGAACCAAACACGCCCATCCAGCACATCCACAGTCCGATTCCTCAAAGCATCTCCTACGCTCCGAACCTCATCCGCGCGTCCGCAAGCACAGATTGCTACGTCATGCATCAACGCAAAGAACACAATCTCTGTCCGCTCCAACTcgaccacctccacctccgcccGTGAGGAGGCCGCCAAACTCGACTGGAACTCATACTTCAAGCTCCGTGCTTCCCGTCGACGGTACACACTCGCTTCTTCCATCGTGAGCTCGGCAGTGAGCACCGTGGTTGGCGTTCAGGTCCTTTCAAGCCAGAACCTAGAGAATCTGGGCGCCCAGGTTATGGGCTTGGATCCGTTTGTTGTTCTGGGAATGGCCACGGCGGCCTGCGGTGCTGTTGGCTGGCTCGTTGGGCCATTCTTGGGGAACGCTGTTTGGGGACTCGTCAATCGTAGTTACAAGAAGGCGTTCTTGGTG aaagagaaagagttCTTTGACAGAATCAAGCGATACCGTGTTGATCCTTCTTCCAACTCGATGACGAACCCTGTCCCCGATTACTACGGTGAGAAGATTGGTAGTGTCCAGGGTTACCGACAATGGCTTAAGGACCAGCGGGCATATAACCGCAAAAGGCGCAGCTTCATCAAATGA
- a CDS encoding putative integral membrane protein (transcript_id=CADANIAT00002330), whose translation MSSISKFHPLQRLPSPSRGFSALIHASGLASFIWSFKYMNDNPNHANEAYGWHFQYLTVIGLSLATVTFAVGLLADITLSARLFLLKNLLSVCSAPMEVLISILYWGLRLIDERLVIPDWAFIPMHADISFHAIPSIVFLIDLLFLSPPWTITIGPALGLSSAIAVGYWFWIERCFQHNGWYPYPIFEQLPFEGRIGLFALSAVVMALSTATLKWLHGRVNGFGTSMKAQARPGSVKANGNL comes from the exons ATGTCGTCAATCAGCAAATTCCACCCTTTGCAAAGGCTACCGAGTCCGTCGAGGGGCTTCTCTGCTTTGATTCAC GCATCCGGACTGGCCAGCTTCATATGGTCCTTCAAGTA TATGAACGACAACCCTAATCATGC CAATGAAGCATACGGATGGCATTTCCAGTACCTGACCGTCATCGGTTTATCTCTCGCTACCGTCACCTTCGCTGTCGGACTTCTGGCGGACATCACCCTATCGGCGCGGCTGTTCTTGTTAAAGAACTTGCTATCCGTCTGCAGCGCTCCTATGGAAGTTCTCATCAGCATTCTTTACTGGGGTCTTCGGCTG ATCGATGAGCGTCTCGTTATTCCAGATTGGGCTTTCATTCCCATGCACGCCG ACATCAGCTTCCACGCGATTCCCTCCATTGTCTTCCTGATCgaccttctctttctctctccgccATGGACCATCACCATTGGACCCGCCCTTGGTCTATCCAGTGCAATCGCTGTCGGCTACTGGTTCTGGATTGAACGCTGTTTTCAGCATAACGGATG GTATCCGTACCCTATCTTCGAGCAACTCCCTTTTGAGGGTCGCATTGGGCTCTTTGCTCTCAGCGCCGTTGTCATGGCTCTCAGTACCGCAACCCTTAAATGGCTTCATGGTCGCGTGAACGGTTTTGGAACGTCTATGAAAGCTCAGGCCCGACCGGGTTCTGTGAAGGCGAACGGTAACCTTTAA